The region ACTCTGAgcaagtgacgtcaggaacGTAATATGCAGCAAAAAGTTTCAAATTAGGACGAGAAGTCAGCGTTTCGGGAAGAACGCGATGTTGACAATATAGATACGCGTTACCAAGGAATCGCATCTGACTGAGACGATCGGCTTTCACAAGCAGCTTTTCCAATATGTCCCACTCGCAGTTGTTCGACACGTCAAGATGCGTCAGAGATGAAGCGCAACGTAAAATGCGATAAAGCGTCACGAGGAAACGTTTATCACAGATTGAATGGTTACTCATCTTAATACCTGGAAATGCATTGGCACATGAAATATCCAGGCTCAAGAGACGTTGCAATTTTCCAAAGAAGCAGTCAACCGTAGATTGGCTGCCTTTGCCAGCCTTCCAATCACCGTCGCTCATAATCTCAAGCGAATGCATAAACAACTCCTCAAGTTGATCCGATGCAAAATCCTTCGCTGTCGAAAAAACTTCATACCAAGTAAGACTCGTTCCAGATACATTGAGATGTCTCAAATGgcgcaatgacgtcatcgcagcGCGAAATTGCTCTTCTTCGAGATCCGTAAAGCTGACGTCAAGATGCTTCAAATtcgaaaaacgatgaagTACGCGCAAACCAATAGCACCCTTGACGTGATTTGCGGCTAAGTACGTAAGGGAATCTCTTGACGGGGTCTCAACGACATTCTCAAAGAAGGGAACACGCAGATTTCCTAGACACCGACTGAACGATATGTCGATGCTGTCCAAGCGTTTCTGCTCTTTGAGACGCTCGATGATGGTCTCTTCATTGACAGTCATAAGTGAGTAGAGTGGTAGCTTTCTCAAATTACGCCTATTCCGGAGTAAAATGTCTAGCACGCGTGACGTAAGTCTTCCGCGCTGTGCCATTCCTTTTAGAAGCATGTTTGCAACCACGTGGGGCAAGACGCCGCATCCGTGTCTCGAATCGGCGAGGACGATTTCGGCTATCGTCGGCAGTGAAGCCGCTCGTTCagtcgagaaaatcgactgATGAAGGCGAACTTCTGCAGAGGTACGAGAGACACAAGTCggatagagagagaagatGGCGAGAGTCCATTTTGAAACGCGTGACCAAGACTTTTCATCGATCCCGGATACACCTTTTCGCGGGCTTCTGTACGCAGCATGACCTACCTAGGCAAAATTTCACCAAATCAGAAAGTTTCTCTTTGTAGTCGTGACACTTTTTTCTAAACGACAAATAATGACAGCTGCATTCGTGAACAGAACGCGCCAAGGAGACTATGGGAAAAAACATTGTATTAACCCCACCAAAAAAGTGTACCCAACGTTAATCAATCATCAGTTATTATATAAACACAACCTTCATTTGTAACCTTAAAGAATGTCACTTATATAAATACAACCTTCCTTTGTACCTCAAAGACTGTCACTCATATAAACACAACACCTTTCTTTGTACCTACTGGCGTTCATCAGGTCGCTCAATACCCGACAAGTCGACTTGAACTTTCACAAACATGCAATCGTCCTTGATAAACGTCCCACTGTCGAGCTTTGCCAGGGGCAAGAAACGCGGACGCCCGCTTGAAATATTCATCTTCTCATATGGTAGCTGCAACGACAATGGCGACGAAAGATTGGGACAAAACGCGTCGGAAACGTGATTTCGCTGGGGCCCCTGATCAATCAAAACGAACGTAACCTCCTGGCGAAAGGGCCACGagagaagcgaatcgaaTTCGCCCCTTATCACGATAAAAAACAAGGACAAGTGCGTGCCCTTGCCCACACCCTCGCCATGTAAAGAGAGACGCGCGCACATCTTGTAGCCGCACGGGGACGTGTAGAAGGGCTGGGAATAGACAGTAGGGACTTCGTCCGATGCCGCTTCgagttgtcgtcgtctgacGTCGGTGATTTTCCAGAGCAGAACGCCTTGCATGAGATGCTTTTCAGAGAGATGAGCGTCGTGTTGGGCTAGGCGAACGTCGTGTTGAGCTAGGCGGACGTCGTACGAAGCGATGACCGCATCTCTGCTCTGGATTTCTTCGGTGAGCAATGCAAAGCGACGCCAGATATTGCTGCTGCTCGTGTAACGAGCCAAATTTTCTGCCTCGGCGATTCTCTGATTCAATTGGATGCCTTGACGTTTCTCAACGCAATCGATTTGGATGCGAAGAGATTCGATAGCGGCGGTTGCTTTAGCACTGTCGCTTGGGAGTTGGAGTGAAGATAGAGTCTTCATCGTTTCGTTGATGGCCTTTGTGATGTGAGCTATGTGTTCCACTACGGAATCTCGGTTATGTGCGGAGAGGGCTTTGCGTTTTAGCTAGAAGGAGAGAGAATCGCTTAGAGAGATCTATAGAGAGGTGTCTGTGTACCTGTCGAGCGCATCCAGGTACCTCACAGGATACGTCTTTTTCTGGACATGACAGCTTCAAGTGCTCAGACAActaaagcagaaaaaagtGTCTGAGGAATATGTGTGATGATATATCCATTTGAGTAGTGTCAGAGCCCTAGATGTGATTTATCTAGGGCTCTGAGTAGCGTGAGCGCTCCTCTTACCTTGCCTCGGGAAACGTCCTGCGAGCAGACACGACATCTAATCAGCGAAATCATAAAATGTCTATACTGACACTCGTCTTTCATGTGACGCTGTGACAAAGGCAAAAATTTCGACTACAGTGCATATTCAATTAGTTAGCTAACTGACTTCGAGTAGAGCTTTTTTTCCC is a window of Oscarella lobularis chromosome 20, ooOscLobu1.1, whole genome shotgun sequence DNA encoding:
- the LOC136198874 gene encoding TNF receptor-associated factor 3-like encodes the protein MWLGKKALLERHMKDECQYRHFMISLIRCRVCSQDVSRGKLSEHLKLSCPEKDVSCEVPGCARQLKRKALSAHNRDSVVEHIAHITKAINETMKTLSSLQLPSDSAKATAAIESLRIQIDCVEKRQGIQLNQRIAEAENLARYTSSSNIWRRFALLTEEIQSRDAVIASYDVRLAQHDVRLAQHDAHLSEKHLMQGVLLWKITDVRRRQLEAASDEVPTVYSQPFYTSPCGYKMCARLSLHGEGVGKGTHLSLFFIVIRGEFDSLLSWPFRQEVTFVLIDQGPQRNHVSDAFCPNLSSPLSLQLPYEKMNISSGRPRFLPLAKLDSGTFIKDDCMFVKVQVDLSGIERPDERQ